TTGGGTGTTTAACGCGTTTCCACGCCATATCAGTGATGTGCAGCAGGCCGTCTACGCCGCCCAGGTCAACGAATGCGCCGTAGTCAGTGAGGTTCTTAACGATACCTTTAACTTCCATGCCTTCCTGGAGGTTTTCGAGCAGCTGATCACGTTCTGCGCTGTTTTCGGATTCGATAACGGCACGACGGGAAACAACAACGTTGTTACGCTTCTGGTCCAGCTTGATAACTTTGAACTCAAGCTCTTTGCCTTCCAGGTGCAGCGTATCGCGAACTGGACGCACGTCTACCAGTGAACCTGGCAGGAACGCACGAATACCGTTCAGCTCAACAGTGAAGCCACCTTTAACTTTGCCGTTGATAACACCAACAACAGTTTCAGCGTCTTCGTATGCTTTTTCCAGCGTGATCCAAGCTTCGTGACGCTTAGCTTTCTCACGGGACAGCAGGGTTTCGCCGAAGCCGTCTTCTACTGCGTCCAGCGCAACGTCAACTTCGTCACCGACCTGGATTTCCAGCTCGCCCTGGGCGTTTTTGAACTGCTCTGCCGGGATGGCGGATTCAGATTTCAGACCGGCGTCAACCAGTACGATATCTTTATCAATAGCAACAACAACACCACGAACGATGGAACCCGGACGGGTTTCGATTGTTTTTAAGGATTCTTCAAATAGTTGAGCAAAAGATTCAGTCATGTTTAATCTTCGAAGTTAGATTTAACGTCCACCTGACACCATGTCGGATGGGGTTGTTTAACATACCCGCTCACAATCCATTGCAGCGGGGGTACTACAAATTCGGAGGCTCGCTTATCTTTTAATCAGACAGCAGCCAGTTTTTGGCGCGCGTATTGTAACGCTTTTTCAATCACTTGCTCAATGCTTAATCGTGTTGAATCCAGGACTAAAGCATCAGCAGCGGGAACTAACGGTGCCACCGCACGGTTGCGGTCACGGTCATCGCGTTCCTTTATCTCGACCAAAAGGCGTTCAAAGTTAACACTAAAGCCCTTTTCCTGCAACTGAAGCATACGGCGTTGAGCACGTTCTTCCGGGGAAGCGTCAAGGAAAATTTTGACCGGGGCATCGGTAAACACCACGGTTCCCATATCGCGTCCGTCGGCAATCAGGCCCGGGGCTTCACGGAATGCGCGTTGGCGCCGCAACAAAGCTTCACGTACACGTGGGAACGCAGCCACCTGAGAGGCCGCATTTGCAACGTCCTGAGTGCGGATTTCGCCACTAACATCTTCACCCTCGAGGATAACCTCAAGGTTGCCGTCGGTCGAAACAAAACGAACATCCAGATGTGCCGCCAGTGGGACCAGCGCTTCTTCGGAGGTCACGTCGACGTGATGATGTAAAGCCGCCAGAGCCAGAACGCGATAAATAGCGCCAGAATCCAGCAGGTGCCATTGCAGTGCTTCCGCCATGGCTTTGCACAGCGTGCCTTTCCCGGCGCCGCTAGGCCCGTCAATGGTAATTACCGGGGCAATTGCCGTCATCGTTATCTCCTTCAATCAGGGCGTCTGTTACTTAAACGCCGCGCATTATACTCGCCAAAGTGCCAGTCCGTTAATGTTGCGTGCAAAATGCGGAATAATGGCTACCTATCGCACAATAATTGGGCAAGTATAGATCAGATGCGGACAGAAAAACGCCGACCAGACGGTCGGCGCAGGAGGCAAAATCAGGCAGGGGTGCTTATGCGAGCGAGTTGTTCGAAATAATCCGGGAAAGTTTTCGCCGTACATTTCGGATCAAGAATGGTCACCGGCGTGTCGGATAACGCCACCAGTGAGAAACACATCGCCATACGATGATCGTTATACGTGCCGATCTCCGCGAAAGTCAGATGCGCTGGCGGAGTGACGCGAATGTAGTCTTCGCCCTCTTCCACTTCCGCACCCACTTTACGCAGTTCTGTCGCCATCGCGAACAAGCGGTCGGTTTCTTTTACACGCCAGTTATAGATGTTACGCAGCGTCGTTGTGCCTTTGGCAAACAGCGCGGCCGTAGCGATAGTCATCGCCGCATCCGGAATATGGTTCATATCCATGTCGATGGCGGTTAGTTCAGCGCCTGTGCAGGCGATGAAGTCATCACCCCAAGTCACGGTCGCGCCCATTTTTTCCAGCACATCGGCAAAACGGATATCGCCCTGCACGCTGTTGCGTCCGATTCCGGTTACTTTTACCGTGCCGCCTTTGATAGCACCCGCGGCGAGGAAATACGACGCAGAGGAGGCATCGCCTTCCACCAGATACGCGCCCGGTGACTGATAATGCTGTCCGCCTTTGACGATAAAACGCTGATAGTTCTGATTATCCACCTTCACGCCGAAAGTATTCATCAGATGCAGCGTGATATCGATGTACGGCTTAGAAACCAGATCGCCTTTAATGGTGATAACGGTATCTTGCGCAGCCAGCGGCGCAGTCATTAACAACGCCGTCAGGAACTGGCTGGACACGCTGCCATCAACGGCGACTTCGCCACCGACAAAACCGCCCTTAAGGCGCAGCGGCGGGTAGTTTTCCTGCTCAAGATATTCAATCTGTGCCCCACCCTGACGCAGCGCGTCAACCAGATGCCCAATCGGACGCTCTTTCATCCGCGGTTCACCGGTCAGCACGATATCGTTACTGCCCAGGCACAATGCCGCCGCTAGTGGGCGCATTGCTGTTCCGGCGTTACCCAGGAACAGTTCCAGTGCAGCCTCTGCTTTCAACGGGCCACCGTTGCCGGTCACTTCACAGCGTGTGCGATCGGAAGACAGAGTGTACTGAACGCCCAACGCGGTCAGGGCATTGAGCATGTGGCGCACATCGTCACTGTCCAGAAGATTGGTCAGGACGGTGGTGCCACGGCCCAGAGCCGCCAGCAGCAATGCGCGGTTTGAGACGCTTTTTGAACCAGGTAAATTGATGGTGCCGTCTACATGCGCGATGGGTTGTAACGTCAGGGATTCCATGAAACTCAACTCTCAAAAGCAGAAAATAAAAAACCCCGCAGGCCCGCTGCGGGGATGAAAACAGGAATATTAACCGTGGCGGCGTTCGAATTCTTTCATGAAGTCGGTCAGCGCCTGAACGCCCGCCAGCGGCATGGCGTTATAAATAGAGGCGCGCATTCCACCGACCACGCGATGGCCTTTCAGTGCATGCAGGCCCGCGGCAAAGGATTCTTCAAGGAACAGTTTATCCAGTGCGCTGTCGGCCAGCTGGAACGGCACGTTCATACGGGAACGGTTGGCTGCGGCCACGTCGTTACGGTAGAAATCGCTGTTATCGATAGTGCCGTACAGCAGTTCCGATTTTTGCTGGTTGATGCGGTTCATGACGTCTAAACCGCCCTGCGCTTTCAGCCATTTAAAGACCAGGCCAGACAGATACCAGGCAAACGTCGGCGGCGTGTTGAACATCGAATCGTTGTCGTTCAGCACGGTGTAATCAATGATTGATGGGCAGGCGGCGTGGGCTTTACCCAGCAGATCCTCACGCACGATAACCAGCGTCAAACCGGCCGGGCCGATATTTTTCTGCGCACCCGCGTAAATCACGCCAAAGCGGCTGACATCAAGCGGGCTGGATAGAATCGTGGAGGAGTAATCTGCGGCAACCACAACGTCTTTGCCGAAATCGGGGACTTCATCAATGGCGATGCCGTCAATAGTTTCGTTCGGGCAATAGTGCAGATAGGCTGCGTTGTCAGAGAGCTGCCAGTCGCGCATCGGCTTCACCCCACGCAAACCATCAACGGTGACTTTGGCGTCAATGACGTTTGGCGTGCAGTATTTTTTCGCTTCTTTTACCGCACTGGCCGCCCAGTAACCGGCATCCACGTAATCTGCCGTGGTTTTGTCGCCCAGCAGATTCAGCGGAACGCCCGCGAACTGGCCGCGACCACCGCCATGGCAGAACAGGACTTTATAATTGGAAGGGATTTTCAGCAGGTCGCGGAAATCTTTTTCTGCTTCTTCGGCCACCTGGATGAACTCTTTACCACGATGGCTAATTTCCATTACCGAGGTACCCAAACCCTGCCAGTCGCAGAGTTCCTGTTGGGCCTGTTGAAGCACATCCGCCGGAAGCATTGCCGGACCAGAACTAAAATTAAAGACCTGAGTCATTTCCCCTCACCACGCTATACACGTTATCAGCCCGTAGGCATAAGTTATTCCTGTGGCTATCGGTTTTACCATTCAGTGACACACGCCGCAATGGCTAATACTCGCGAGCCGAAAAATGCGGTCAAGCTCACACAACAGAATATGCCAGCTTGACGTCACAATGCCGACAATTTGCCTGTCAGGTGATGCGTTTTGCCCGGCTGGCCTTCGCCCATTCGGGATGTGCGCAGCGAGGGCATAATTGATGATCGCCCGCATGCATATGGAATATTGCACTGCACCGTGTGCAGGCATAATCGTTCTCTTCCGGCATCGTTTTGAAACGCTCCACGCATTTCCCCGGCAAAATCGGCAAGCCAGCTTTTACCTCATCGTCGCTAAAAAAGTAGACGCTGATTTGGCCATTTGTCTCCATTATCGCCCGCTTGACCTGGCCCAGATGTTCAATCCCGTTCAGACGCAGTTCCATAAAAAATTCAAACTCGGTCAGGTTTTCTGCTCGCAGCTTCTCCCAGGCAAGTTCCCCTTCGTCCACCACGACCACCGGTTTACCCTCGAACAAATCTTCCAGTTTCTCGCTGTGCGCCATCAGCCACATCACAAGCCGGTAGAGCACGGCCAGGGTTACAAAGACAATGAATACCGGCAGCATCGGGACGTCGTCATAGAACGCCACGTCTCCCGCCGCAGAGCCTAACGTCAGGATGATGAGCACTTCAAAGAGCGACATTTGGCGCACGCCACGACGTCCGGTAATTTTTAAAAACAGGAATACCAGCACGAAGGTATAAAGGCTACGCAGGGCTACTTCCCCGAGAAATTCCACGGGGACTTTATCGAATGCCATTCGGTGCAGATCAAACGCTTGCATTTTAGTTGCCTGAACAGTGAGTTATAGCTTCTAAGCGTAGCCGAGCCTTTTATTTTCGCCGCCCGCGCCGGGACGATAGCGCCTGACACGCAAAACCCGTATCATTGCGCGCTTTCCGTACGATAAAAGTGATCGCCATGACCCAAACATTTATTCCCGGCAAAGACGCCGCTCTGGAAGACTCCATCGCCCGCTTCCAGCAAAAATTAACGGACCTCGGATTCAACATTGAAGAAGCGTCCTGGCTGAATCCGGTGCCGAACGTCTGGTCTGTACATATCCGCGACAAAGAATGCGCGCTGTGCTTCACCAACGGTAAAGGGGCAACAAAAAAAGCGGCCCTGGCTTCTGCACTCGGCGAATATTTTGAGCGTCTGTCCACCAACTACTTCTTCGCCGATTTCTGGCTGGGCGAGACCATCGCCAATAGCCCATTCGTGCATTATCCGAATGAAAAATGGTTCCCGCTGCCGGAAGATGACGAAGTGCCAGAGGGCGTTCTCGATGAGCGTCTGCGCGCGTTCTACGATCCGGACGATCAGCTGACCGCCAGCCTGCTGGTGGATCTGCAATCCGGTAATGGCGATCGCGGCGTTTGCGGCCTGCCGTTCACTCGTCAGTCCGATGGCGAGACGATTTACATTCCGATGAACATCGTCGGCAACCTGTACGTTTCTAACGGCATGTCCGCCGGTAACACCCGCAACGAAGCGCGTGTTCAGGGCCTGTCCGAAGTGTTTGAGCGTCACATCAAAAACCGCATCATCGCTGAAAGCATCAGCCTGCCGGAAATCCCGGCCGACGTGATGGCGCGCTATCCGAGCGTGGTGGAATCCATTGCTAAGCTGGAAGCTGAAGGCTTCCCTATCTTTGCGTACGACGGTTCGCTGGGTGGCAAATACCCGGTTATCTGCGTGGTGTTGTTCAACCCGGCAAACGGCACCTGTTTCGCCTCCTTCGGCGCGCACCCTGATTTCGGCGTGGCGCTGGAGCGTACCGTGACCGAACTGCTGCAAGGCCGCGGTCTGAAAGATCTCGACGTCTTCACCCCGCCAACCTTCGATGATGAAGAAGTGGGTGAGCACGCTAACCTTGAAACACACTTCATCGATTCCAGTGGTTTGATCTCCTGGGATATGTTCAAACAGGATGCAGATTATCCGTTTGCTGACTGGAACTTCTCCGGCACGACAGATGAAGAATTTGCCACGCTGATGGCGATTTTCCAGGCTGAAGATAAAGAAGTGTATATCGCGGATTACGAGCACCTGAGCGTTTACGCTTGCCGTATTATCGTGCCAGGCATGTCTGATATTTATCCAGCCGAAGATCTGTGGCTGGCAAATAACAATATGGGCAGCCAGCTGCGTGAGACCATTCTTTCTCTGCCGAGCAGCGAGTGGGAAAAAGAAGATTATCTGGCGCTGATTGAGCAGATGGATGATGAAGGTCTGGACGACTTCACCCGCGTTCGTGAGCTGCTGGGTATGGCGACCGGGAAAGATAACGGCTGGTACACCCTGCGCATCGGTGAGCTGAAAGCTATGCTGGCGCTGGCTGGCGGCGATATGGAGCAAGCGCTTATCTGGACTGAGTGGACCATGGAATTTAATGCTTCTGTGTTCAGCCCGGAACGTGCCAACTACTACCGCTGTCTGCAAACGTTGTTGTTGCTGTCTCAGGAAGAAGAACGTCAGCCGCTGCAATATCTGAATGCGTTCGTACGTATGTACGGTGCAGATGCAGTTGAAGCGGCGAGTGCGGCCCTGAGCGGTGAAGAGGCCTTCTACGGCCTGCAGCCTGTAGACAGCGACCTGGCGGCCTTCCCGGCGCATCAGTCACTGTTGAAAGCGTACGAAAAACTGCAACGCGCAAAAGCCAAATTCTGGGCTAATCCGCAGTAAAACCACAAATTACTTATGGCGAAATTATTCGCCTGCGCTATATTACGGGGCCTCTGAAAGGGCCCCGTTTTATTTTTCATGGCCCCTTCGTTAATTTGTAATAATTAAGTTAATTATGAGTAAATACTATTATTAGTAGCTTACAAACAATGTTAATTTTAATGCATATTACTCCATTTTAATTAACTGCTTAAAAGGGGGTCATTGAAAAAATTCAACTCTAATTGCAAATTTTAAAATTTATTTTTATTTTGATAATCAAAAAGTTACGCCGTGAACGCTGAAAAACCATGCGTTTTGCGGGCCTATAAGCCAGGCGAGATATGATCTATATCAATTTCTCTTCTATAATGCTTTGTTAGTATCTCGTCGCCGACTTAATAAAGAGAGAGTTAGTGTGAAAGCTGACAACCCTTTTGATCTTTTACTCCCAGCTGAGATGGCCAAAGTGGCCGAAGAAGCGGGTGTCTATAAAGCTACGAAACAACCGCTTAAAACCTTTTTCCTGGCGATTACTGCGGGTGTGTTCATCTCCATTGCCTTCGTCTTCTACATTACGTCCACGACAGGCACTGCGGGAATGCCGTTTGGTATTGCCAAGCTGATTGGCGGTATCTGCTTCTCACTGGGTCTTATCCTGTGTGTTATTTGCGGCGCTGACCTTTTCACCTCCACGGTGCTTATCGTGGTGGCTAAAGCAAGCGGCAAAATCACCTGGGGCCAACTGGCGAAGAACTGGTTCAACGTCTATGTTGGTAACCTGATTGGTGCCTTGCTGTTTGTTCTGCTGATGTGGTTATCTGGCGAATATATGGCTGCCAACGGAGGTTGGGGACTGAACGTCCTGCAAACCGCCGACCACAAAATGCATCATACTTTTATCGAGGCCGTGTGCCTGGGTATCCTGGCAAACCTGATGGTCTGTCTGGCGGTGTGGATGAGCTACTCCGGCCGCAGCCTGATGGATAAAGCGATGATAATGGTGCTGCCAGTGGCCATGTTTGTTGCCAGCGGCTTCGAGCACAGTATCGCGAACATGTTCATGATCCCAATGGGTATCGTCGTTCGCAACTTCGCCAGCCCGGAATTCTGGACCGCAATCGGTTCGTCTCCGGACAATTTCTCTCACCTGACTGTCATGAACTTCATCACTGATAACCTGATTCCGGTAACTATCGGTAACATTATTGGTGGCGGTCTGTTAGTTGGGTTGACGTACTGGGTCATTTACCTGCGTGGCAACGACAATCATTAATCGTCGTTTCAGGCAGTAAATAAGAAATCCACATAAGAAGGTAGGTGTTACATGTCCGAACTTAATGAAAAGTTAGCTACAGCCTGGGAAGGTTTTGCCAAAGGTGACTGGCAGACAGAAGTCAACGTACGTGACTTCATCCAGAAAAACTACACCCCATTTGAAGGTGACGAGTCCTTCCTGGCTGGCGCTACTGACGCGACCACCGCCCTGTGGGATAACGTGATGGAAGGCGTTAAACTGGAAAACCGCACTCACGCGCCAGTTGATTTCGATACCTCTGTTGCGTCTACCATCACTTCTCATGACGCTGGCTACATCAATAAGGCCCTTGAGAAAATCGTTGGCCTGCAGACTGAAGCTCCGCTGAAACGTGCGATTATCCCGTTTGGCGGCATTAAAATGGTTGAAGGTTCCTGCAAAGCGTATAACCGCGAGCTGGACCCGATGCTGAAGAAGATCTTCACCGACTTCCGCAAAACCCATAACCAGGGTGTTTTCGACGTCTACACCAAAGACATTCTGAACTGCCGTAAATCTGGCGTTCTGACTGGTCTGCCAGACGCATACGGCCGTGGCCGTATCATCGGTGACTACCGTCGCGTTGCGCTGTACGGCATCGACTTCCTGATGAAAGACAAATACGCTCAGTTCGTGTCTCTGCAGTCCGATCTGGAAAACGGCGTAAACCTGGAAGCGACTATCCGTCTGCGTGAAGAAATCTCCGAGCAGTACCGTGCTCTGGGCCAGATCAAAGAAATGGCAGCGAAATACGGCTGCGATATCTCTGCTCCAGCAACCAACGCTCAGGAAGCTGTTCAGTGGACCTACTTCGGCTACCTGGCCGCTGTTAAGTCTCAGAACGGTGCAGCAATGTCCTTCGGTCGCGTATCCACCTTCCTGGATGCCTACATCGAACGTGACCTGAAAGCAGGCAAAATCACTGAGCAAGACGCTCAGGAAATGATTGACCACCTGGTCATGAAACTGCGTATGGTTCGCTTCCTGCGTACCCCAGAATATGATGAGCTGTTCTCCGGTGACCCGATTTGGGCAACTGAATCTATCGGTGGTATGGGCGTTGATGGCCGTACTCTGGTCACCAAATCCAGCTTCCGTTTCCTGAACACCCTGTACACCATGGGGCCGTCTCCGGAGCCGAACATCACCGTTCTGTGGTCTGAAAAACTGCCACTGAACTTCAAGAAATTCGCAGCTAAAGTTTCCATCGATACCTCTTCTCTGCAGTACGAGAACGATGATCTGATGCGCCCTGACTTCAACAACGATGATTACGCGATTGCATGCTGCGTAAGCCCAATGGTTGTTGGTAAGCAAATGCAGTTCTTCGGTGCACGTGCAAACCTCGCGAAAACCATGCTGTACGCAATCAATGGCGGCGTGGACGAAAAACTGAAAATCCAGGTTGGCCCGAAATCTGAGCCAATCAAAGGCGATGTTCTGGACTTCGACGAAGTCATGGAACGTATGGATCACTTCATGGATTGGCTGGCTAAGCAGTATGTCACCGCTCTGAACGTTATCCATTACATGCACGACAAGTACAGCTACGAAGCTTCTCTGATGGCTCTGCACGACCGTGACGTGGTTCGCACCATGGCATGTGGTATCGCAGGTCTGTCCGTTGCCGCTGACTCCCTGTCTGCTATCAAATACGCGAAAGTTAAACCTGTTCGTGACGAAGATGGCCTGGCTGTTGACTTCGAAATCGAAGGCGAATACCCGCAGTTTGGTAACAACGACTCTCGTGTAGATGACTTCGCTGTTGACCTGGTTGAACGTTTCATGAAGAAAATTCAGAAACTGACTACCTACCGTGATGCAATCCCAACTCAGTCCGTTCTGACCATCACTTCTAACGTTGTGTACGGTAAGAAAACCGGTAACACCCCAGATGGTCGTCGTGCTGGCGCACCATTCGGTCCAGGTGCTAACCCAATGCACGGCCGTGACCAGAAAGGTGCTGTTGCCTCTCTGACCTCCGTTGCGAAACTGCCGTTTGCTTACGCTAAAGATGGTATTTCTTATACCTTCTCTATCGTTCCAAACGCACTGGGTAAAGACGACGAAGTTCGTAAAACCAACCTGGCGGGCCTGATGGATGGTTACTTCCATCACGAAGCGTCCATCGAAGGTGGTCAGCACCTGAACGTGAACGTTATGAACCGTGAAATGCTGCTCGATGCGATGGAACATCCGGAAAAATATCCGCAGCTGACCATCCGCGTTTCTGGTTATGCAGTACGTTTTAACTCCCTGACTAAAGAACAGCAGCAGGACGTTATCACTCGTACCTTCACTCAAACCATGTAATGTGTTTTGACTGAAAACGCGATGTAAAAAGCGTACAATAAAGGCTCCACACCTGTGGGGCCTTTTTTTAACAATGACTCTCCTGCCCCAGCCTGCTTTGCCAGCCATCTATACTATGGGTATCTGTCAAAACAGACTTAACACAGCCGGCTTTGAGCTGTGCATACACTGGCCCCGGATGGGCCGTATCTGGAGATAACACCGCAATGTCAGTAATTGGTCGCATTCACTCCTTTGAATCCTGTGGCACCGTCGATGGCCCAGGCATCCGTTTTATCACCTTCTTCCAGGGCTGCCTGATGCGCTGCCTGTATTGCCATAACCGCGATACCTGGGATACCCACGGCGGCAAAGAAGTTACGGTTGAAGAGCTTATGAAAGAAGTGGTGACCTATCGCCACTTTATGAATGCGTCCGGCGGCGGCGTAACGGCCTCCGGCGGCGAAGCCATTTTACAGGCTGAGTTTGTGCGTGACTGGTTCCGCGCTTGCCGTAAAGAAGGTATTCATACCTGCCTCGACACCAACGGTTTTGTTCGTCGTTACGATCCGGTGATTGATGAACTGCTGGAAGTGACTGACCTGGTCATGCTCGATCTCAAACAGATGAACGACGAGATCCACCAGAATTTAGTCGGCGTGTCTAACCACCGTACGCTGGAATTCTGCCGTTACCTGGCGAACAAAAATATTAACGTCTGGATCCGCTACGTGGTTGTTCCGGGTTGGTCTGACGATGACGATTCTGCACACCACCTGGGCGAATTCACCCGCGATATGGGCAACGTCGAGAAAATCGAGCTCCTGCCCTATCATGAACTCGGCAAACACAAATGGGTGGCGATGGGCGAAGAGTACAAGCTGGACGGCGTGCATCCACCGAAGAAAGAAACAATGGATCGCGTGAAAGGCATCCTCGAGCAATACGGTCACAAAGTCATGTACTGACTCAGACAGCCTCTTCGGAGGCTGTTTTTATATCCCCTCTTCCATCGCCGTCAGCAGTTGCGCCAGCATGGGCGCACCGATCACCCCCGGTTTCCAGAGCGCCACCAGCGGATGCGTCAGACCCGTCGTCCCCATTTCGGTATCAATTCGTGCCACGCCTTCCAGCCGCTCAGCACAAAAATGCTCCGGCAAAAAGGCCCAGCCACAACCCCGTTGCAACAGCCCTTCCAGCAAGGTTATCTCATTGACGTGAATCAGCCTGTCCGCGATACGAATTCGCCCGGCAAGTGAGGGAGGAAGGTCACGGAACGGCATGAGCTGCGGTTGCGAGGCCAAATGCAGCAACGACACAGGCTGTTTTGGGAAATAATCTTCACGGGCATACACCGCAAGCGAAACGCTCCCCACCGCACGCCAGTGCAGATGGTCGTTTACGGATCGGTTCACGGCCTGAAAAAGACCAAGATCGACGCTACCCTCATCCAGCCATTGTTCCGCCTGACCCCGCTCACAGGCGATCATATCCAGCTGAATATGCTGCGCCTGAAGTCGTTCAGCCAGTTTCAGCACCAGCGCGCGTGGCGTAAAGAGGTCATAACATAGGGTCAGATGCGTTTCGAGAGTGTCAGGAATATTTCGGGCAATGCGCGAGAAGGCTTCGGCTTCATGCAGAAACAGCCTTGCCTGCCGATAAAGCAGCTGGCCCTGCGGCGTCAGAGTTAACGGTCTTGTCGAGCGGTCAAACAACGCGTAGCCAAGATCTACCTCCAGATATTCGAGCAGTTCGCTGACGGTGGTGCGATCCTTTTTCAACTTTTTCGCCGCCTGCGTCAGCGTGCCGGTCTCGCACACGCAGGCAAAGGCTTCAATCTGGGCAAGCGTAAAACGCAACAACTCCATCGGATGTCCTTCTTCGCAATGAGGAAGTCACCTTACCGGAGAGTCGATAAAGAAAAAAGCCTGTCGTCCGACAGGCTTTGATTATCAGGCGTGTGCCACCGGCGTTGGGTGATGCCCGGCTTTGCGCAGCAGCATCAACAGGTAGATAAATGACACACTGGCGATCATCACAAACAGCAGGTTGTCAGAGTAGTTCTGCATCAGCATCGACGTAAACGTCGGCCCTAGCAGGCTGCCGATAGTGTAGCTCAGCAACAACGCCTGGTTCATCGCCACCAGCTGATGATGTTCAACTTTCTCGCAGGCCCAGGCCATCGCCACCGGATACAACGTAAAGCCCGCTGCGCCCAGAATAAACAGCGTAGGTGCCATCGCCGCACCACTCAGCATTGCCATGCAGCCGAGGATAACCACAAACACCTGCACGCGCAGCACCAGCAAACGACCGTAGCGATCGGCCAGACGTCCCACCGGCCACTGACCGAGGATCCCGGCGCT
This DNA window, taken from Scandinavium goeteborgense, encodes the following:
- the pflA gene encoding pyruvate formate lyase 1-activating protein, with translation MSVIGRIHSFESCGTVDGPGIRFITFFQGCLMRCLYCHNRDTWDTHGGKEVTVEELMKEVVTYRHFMNASGGGVTASGGEAILQAEFVRDWFRACRKEGIHTCLDTNGFVRRYDPVIDELLEVTDLVMLDLKQMNDEIHQNLVGVSNHRTLEFCRYLANKNINVWIRYVVVPGWSDDDDSAHHLGEFTRDMGNVEKIELLPYHELGKHKWVAMGEEYKLDGVHPPKKETMDRVKGILEQYGHKVMY
- the pflB gene encoding formate C-acetyltransferase, with protein sequence MSELNEKLATAWEGFAKGDWQTEVNVRDFIQKNYTPFEGDESFLAGATDATTALWDNVMEGVKLENRTHAPVDFDTSVASTITSHDAGYINKALEKIVGLQTEAPLKRAIIPFGGIKMVEGSCKAYNRELDPMLKKIFTDFRKTHNQGVFDVYTKDILNCRKSGVLTGLPDAYGRGRIIGDYRRVALYGIDFLMKDKYAQFVSLQSDLENGVNLEATIRLREEISEQYRALGQIKEMAAKYGCDISAPATNAQEAVQWTYFGYLAAVKSQNGAAMSFGRVSTFLDAYIERDLKAGKITEQDAQEMIDHLVMKLRMVRFLRTPEYDELFSGDPIWATESIGGMGVDGRTLVTKSSFRFLNTLYTMGPSPEPNITVLWSEKLPLNFKKFAAKVSIDTSSLQYENDDLMRPDFNNDDYAIACCVSPMVVGKQMQFFGARANLAKTMLYAINGGVDEKLKIQVGPKSEPIKGDVLDFDEVMERMDHFMDWLAKQYVTALNVIHYMHDKYSYEASLMALHDRDVVRTMACGIAGLSVAADSLSAIKYAKVKPVRDEDGLAVDFEIEGEYPQFGNNDSRVDDFAVDLVERFMKKIQKLTTYRDAIPTQSVLTITSNVVYGKKTGNTPDGRRAGAPFGPGANPMHGRDQKGAVASLTSVAKLPFAYAKDGISYTFSIVPNALGKDDEVRKTNLAGLMDGYFHHEASIEGGQHLNVNVMNREMLLDAMEHPEKYPQLTIRVSGYAVRFNSLTKEQQQDVITRTFTQTM
- a CDS encoding LysR family transcriptional regulator; translated protein: MELLRFTLAQIEAFACVCETGTLTQAAKKLKKDRTTVSELLEYLEVDLGYALFDRSTRPLTLTPQGQLLYRQARLFLHEAEAFSRIARNIPDTLETHLTLCYDLFTPRALVLKLAERLQAQHIQLDMIACERGQAEQWLDEGSVDLGLFQAVNRSVNDHLHWRAVGSVSLAVYAREDYFPKQPVSLLHLASQPQLMPFRDLPPSLAGRIRIADRLIHVNEITLLEGLLQRGCGWAFLPEHFCAERLEGVARIDTEMGTTGLTHPLVALWKPGVIGAPMLAQLLTAMEEGI